In the Calderihabitans maritimus genome, one interval contains:
- a CDS encoding helix-turn-helix domain-containing protein, whose protein sequence is MLVNKAYRYELKPNKTQLILLKKHAGCA, encoded by the coding sequence ATGTTGGTAAATAAGGCTTACCGGTACGAGCTTAAACCAAACAAGACCCAGCTTATTCTTTTGAAGAAACATGCTGGTTGTGC